CAAGCCCCGGCCAATCCGGGAGAATCAGCGGCATCGGTTGCTGACCGCGAAAATGCAGGGCTTGCTTGGTGTAATAATCGTAAACGCGGTCCCGATTGACCGGCGCTGTCCAATTCGGCCAGTTTTCCGGGTGCAATGGCTCGCGGGTGGCCGTCCATTTGGCCGGTTGATGCGACAGATGCGCCAGGCCGGGATCGCGGCCCAGATCCATCAGATAACGCAACAAATCGCGGCGTTGCTCGGCCGACATGGGGGCCGTGAGTCCTTCGGGCATCAGCGAGCCGATTTCGCGGCGATCGTCGATGTCGGCTTTGGCGATGCGTTGGCGTTGTCCCGTGGCGGTCACCAACACCACAGCGTCGGCCGTCTCTTCGCGGATGATTCCCTGGAAAATCTGCTCGTTGACGGTGGTAATCGCCACGGCTTTGAATTCGGGTTTCACCGTGCGATTGGGCCACAGGACGGCTTCGATGATCTCATCCGGTTTCAGCGATTGACCAATTTTGGATAATTCGGGGCCGACATTCCCGCCATGTTCGCCGACTTTGTGACACGATTGGCAAGCCGAGGTGGCCAAACTGAAGACAATTGCCCCGTTGCGGGCGTTGCCATGATGCTGGGCATCGGCGACGAGCGATTGCACCAATTCCGGGGAATAATCGGGCGTTTTCCCGGTCGCGGTGGCGGCAGCGCTAGCATTTCCGTGAGCGGGCGCATGACCGTGACCGGCAGCCGCGCCGTGACTGGGCGGATTCGCGCCAACTGGCGCAGCAGGCTTGGGCGGCGCGGGAGGCTCCGCACTCCATGCCGAAGCGGGAATCAGCAATAATCCTAGGGAAAATCGAGCAAACCAACGCATCGGAAGATCCACCAACGGAGAGGAATTGGAATGCCTTATCGGGTGCGGTACATCGGCTTGTTGCCGGCGGGTTGTCCGGCCAATTGCGGCAGCAGCCAATCGAGGCCGTCGAGGTTGTCTTTCAGCCGCAGTTCGACATCGTCATTGGTGTGGCCAATGATGCCGATGGGGCCGGAATAGCCCGAATCGCGGATGATTTTCAGCATGGCCAAATCCATCGACCCGGCACCCAATTGCAGGATTTTCGGCCCCTTCGGATTCGTTCCGTTGAGATTCAGACAGAGCAGGTATGGCTTCATGGCCGCGAGCGATTCGGCAAAATCGGTCAGATGATCGTGGGCATGGTGCAGATTGTAGACAATCCCGACATGCTTGGCGCCGTGCTGTTCCCGCAGTCGCTTGCAGACCGCGACGAGATTGGCCGGCTCCCCGCTCCAACCGCCATGATTGTACAGCCCCAGCGAGCAATTCGCCTTCGCGGTTTGCTTCACCAGCGGCAGCAAATGCTGAACAGCGGCGTCGATCTTGGCCTCCTGGGTGGCGGCATTCGGCGAGGGGAACATATACCAGATTTGCGGGTGCAGATCGTATTTGGCGAAGAGTTCGAATGCCTTGGGATGCACCGACCAGAACGCGAAGAATTCGAGATTCCGCTTGCGATATTCGAGGATTTCCTTCTCGAAATCGGCGACATGTTGTTCCCGCCAATCGTAGGCGATTTTGCGGAATCCGAGTCGTTCGGCCATCTCGGCGCGGTCGGCTGGGGTGCGGTTTTTCGAGTCAAATGGAACGATGCACCAGGCGACCAGATTGCCGCGGTCGAACAAGGTCGGTTCGGCCGCCATTGCGGAGGCCGGAATGGGCATCACGCCGCACATCAGGGCCAATCCCAGAGTCAATGCCAGTCCCGATCGCATGAGGATATCCACCTTGAAAATCGTCGGTTTTCGGATCGCATGGGAGAGCGATTCGGCAGGGGTGCCCAAGACCCGCATCGCGTGGCCTGTCCCGGAAAATTGACGCTATTCGCCCTGGAAACGCCTGTCAAGCGGCGAATCTGAAATCGCACGGATTGTTGGTTCCCGCCATGCCATCCCGATCGAATGACGATCATCCGGCGGAATCGGCGAATCCCGAGTTGCGGGCGGGGAATTGTTGGCACCCATCGTCTGCGGGCGATATGCTCAGGCTCTCTCAAGTCGGAAGGAAGACACATGACGACAACGGCGAAGGTGCCCATGCGGGCCTGGGTGGTGACGCTGGCGGGCACGGCGGTGAATTTGTGCCTGGGAATTTTGTACGCCTGGAGTGTCTGGAAATCGACGCTGATTGGCACGGCAGAACACCCCGCAGGCACGCCGATGACCGGCATCAACGAAGGCTGGTTGTATCTGACCGATGCCCAGGGAACGTGGGCGTATTCCATTTGCGGGTTTCTCTTTGCGCTTGGCATGATTCCCGGCGGTCGCTTGCAGGATCGCTACGGGCCACGCTGGGGGGCGACCCTCGGCGGGGTGCTGCTCGCCACTGGATGCGTGATCGCGGGATTGTCGAAAAGTTATCTCGGATTGATTGTCGGATTCGGAGTGTTAGGCGGCATCGGCATGGGGCTGGCGTACGCGGCGGCGACACCGGCGGCGGTCAAATGGTTCGGCCCGCATCGACGTGGGTTGATTGTCGGAATCGTCGTCGGTGGCTTTGGCGGAGCCGCGATTTACATCTCGCCGTTGGCCAAATGGCTGATCGCCGAGTATGGGCTGACAGGGAGTTTCGTCGGGTTGGGCGGGCTGTTTGCGGTGGTGATTATTGCCGCGGCGCAACTGCTGCGGGTGCCCCCGGCGGGCTATGTGCCCCCGCCCAAAGCGCTCCTGGCGAATGCGACGGCGAGCGGGCCGAATGCCACGGTTCCCGCCCCGGCCAATCAGCAAAGCAAGCGTGATTTCACGCCGTCGCAGATGATTCGCACTTGGCAGTTTTACGCGCTGGTATTTCTGTTCATTGGCACCGCGCAATCGGGGTTGCTGGTGATTGCCAATGCCACGCCAATGCTGAATTCCACGGCGAAGAATATCGCGTTTTTTGCGGCGAATGCGTGGCTGTTGGCGTCGTTCGGCGGCATTGTCAACGCCAGTGGCCGAGTGGGGACCGGGCTGTATTCTGATCGCATTGGCCGATCGCGGGCGTATCTGCTCAATTGCAGCATCTCGGCGATTTGCCTGTTTCTGACGCCCACGGTGATGGCATCGGGAAATGTGGTGCTGTTGTTTCTGATGGTCGGGGTGGCGTATTGGCAGTACGGCGGCGGATTGTCGCTCATGCCGGCATTTACCGCCGATTATTTCGGGGCGAAATATCTCGGTTCCAATTACGGACTCGTGTTTCTGGGGTGGGGCATCGCGTTTTTCATCCCCCAATTGGCGGGCGTGTTGAAGGATTGGACGGGGAAACTCGACATCGCCTTCTACATTTCCGGCGGGTTGTTGTTGGCATCGGTCGCGGTTTGCACGTTGCTGCGTCCACCCGCCGCAGAGGGGGCCGAATCCGCATCCAACCAATAAGCGACGCATCCCGGCAATGCACGACTCCCCATTGTTGGATCGAATGATCGAGCGTGGGCGATCCGACTCCGGAATTGGGGAAAATGAGTGATCTCGTTTCGGTGGTCGGAACTTGAGACAAGTTGACTGACACGGTACCATGAGCGATGGAATCGGTTTGCATCCGAATCGTTCCGGAAACTCAGGAGGAGGCTTCCGGTTCGTGAGTCGGGCGAGAAGCGGTGCGAATCGCAGCAGCGGGAGAGCGATTGGGGCACGGGATTCGATTGTGAGTTCGGCTTCGGGACGGGACGCCAGGTTGAGGATGGTGGCATGACGGACGATTGCATCAGCGACGATGGGTTACTTCGCTACTATTGGGGCGAAGGCTCGGCGGAATCCCAAGCGCGGGTGCAGCAGCATTTGCAGGCTTGTTCGCGCTGTCAGGATCGCTTGAACGAGTTGGGGTTGGAAGCGGCGACGCGGGCGGTCGGTCGGCGGCCGCTTTTGGCCCCTCCACCGATTGCCGCCGAAACCCGCAACGAACCTGGCCCGACCCCCGCGCCGCCTGCCCTGTCTGCGCTGCCGGAACCCTTGGCGGGGTTTGACCATTCCTTTCACGGGGCGTATCTGCTGAATCCGCCGCCCAGCACCAATCGACTTTCCGATGATGCGTTGTTCCCGCCTCAGACCGTGGAGTTGCCCCAGGAATTTTCCCAGTATTCCGAGGCAAAAGATCGATTTCGCATCTCCCGCGAATTGGGACGGGGCGGAATGGGCGTCGTCTATTTGGCCCAGGATCTCACCTTGGGGCGATGGGTGGCGCTGAAGTGTCTGACGCAGGTGGTGGAAAGTGATGCGGATTGGCAGCGATTTTTGCAGGAAGCGCAATCCATCGCGAGGCTCGATAGCCCGAATATCGTTCAACTTTACGAAGTCGTCAAATTGAATGGCCGACCCGCTCTCGTGCTGGAATATGTGGCGGGGCCAACGCTGTATGCACGGGTGGGCAAGCAACCGCAGCATCCCGAGCAAGCCGCGCGACTGATGGCGCAAGTCGTTCGGGCCATTGACCATGCGCACGAGCGGGGTGTGATTCACCGCGATATCAAATCCGGGAATGTGTTGCTGGCGGCTGCCGAGAAACCGCTGGGGGAATCGAAACCGAAATTGACCGATTTCGGGCTGGCCAAGTTGGAAAAAGTCGGCTCGCAACTGACGCAACCCGGCGATGTGTTGGGCACACCCGGCTATCTCGCCCCGGAACAAGCCGAAGGACGCCCCGAAGCGATTACCAAACTCGTCGATATTTATGCGGCCGGTGCGGTGTTGTACGAATTGCTCACCGGGCGGGTGCCATTCCAGGGGGCGACAGCGTTGGACACATTGGTCCAGGTGAAAACCATGGACCCGGTGTCGGTTCGGCATTTGCAGCCGCGCGTGCCGGTGGATTTGGAAACCATCTGCATGCGCTGTTTGCAGAAGGTTCCAAGTCGGCGATATCCGACCGCTGCCGACTTAGCAGACGACTTGGATCGGTTTTGTCGCGGTGAACCGATCGCCGCGCGACCGCCATCGACTTGGGAGCGGATCTGGCGGTGGAGTCGCCGACACCCGATTGCGGTCAGCGCGGTGCTCTCCACGTTGGTGACGCTGTTGGGCAGTCTGGTGGTGCTGCTGATGATGTACCGCGAGGCGAGCGACTTGGCCGTCCGAGAAAATCAGGCCCGAGTGCAAGCCCAGGAGAACGAACAGAACGTGGAACGGCTGCGTGTCGATGCCGAAATCGAGCTGGCACGCACGACCTTGGCACGGGGGTGCTCGTTGGCCGAGCAGGGGAACGCCGCCAGCGGATTGTACGAAATTGGCCGATCGCTGAAGATGATCCGTGAATTCCAAAGCGATGAATCGCCCACGATGCAGGCACGGCGACCGGAAATTGATCGCCTGGAACTGGCCGCCCGACAAGCGAGCGCGGGGTGGCTGCATCAGCATCTGATTCGCCCCCGATTGGAAATTGCGCATCCGCATTTCACCTGGTGCGGCGCGTTCAGCCCCAATGGTCGCTGGTTGGTGACCGGCTGCGGCGATGAGCGGGCCCGCATTTGGGATGCCGAAACGGGGACGCTGCGGCAGATGACCCCCGAGCAAGGCGGGCCAGTGCTGAAGGTGCAAATCAGCCCGGATAGCCGCTATTTCGCAGCGGCATCGTTCCGCGAGCAGACCGAATCCTATTCGCTCGTGATTCGGGAATTGGAGACAGGCCGACTGGTGCGTGAGCATCCATTGCAAGATACCGGCATGCGCTGGATGCGGACGATTTATTGGGATCCACTCGGAAAATGGGTCGCGCTGCCCAATGAGCGGGGGAATTTGGAGAAATTCAGCCTGGCCAATGGCCAATCGCAGGGCGATTTGGTCAATCTGCGGGGGCCGCGGGTGATGGCCTTTGCGGCGACACCGACGCATGATCGTTGGTTTGTGGGCGATTCCGATGGGCGCATCTGGGAGATGGAGCCGACCCCCGGCAAGCGGCCGCAACTCTTCACGCGGCGACCGGGATTGGTCCACAAATTAGCGGTGAATCCGCAGGGGACCATGCTCTTGGTGCTGGATCATTGCGATGATGATCCCCCTGCTGGTGATCTGCTGACATTGACATTGTCGATTATTGATCTGAAAGCCAGCGAACGGATTCTGGGGGGGCTGCCCAGTGTGGGGGTGATTCAGGATGCGGTCTGGAGTCCCAGCGGGGATCGGATCGCGGCATATGGAACCGCCACCGGGCCGGCTGTCCCCGATTTTTCGAGCGTCATTTGGCTGATGGAAGTCTTCAAAAATCCTGGCAAGCGCTTGCGATGGCAGACGCGGACGCAGCAATTTTTGGGCACCGCCATCCGCTCCTTGCGCTTCACCCCCGATAGCGAATGTCTGCTGGTGGGAACCGAGGCGCGGCGGGTCGAAATGATCGATGTCGAATCGTTTCGACGCTGTGATACGCTGTTGCGACTGGGAACGGTGCCGGATATCGCGATTCATCCCACGTTGCCGCGAGCCTTTATCGCCGATGCGGGAGATGATCGAGGCACCACCGGCGCGATTGTCGATCTGGAAACCACGCTGCGCTTTGGTCCGATTCGTCAGGTGAATCAGGCCACCTATGCCATGGATTTTGCACCCAACGGCGATCAATTGGTGACTGTGGCAGCGGATTCCACCATGGTGGCATGGTCGCTGACCAGCCATACTCCGCCGCGACAAGTGCAATTTGGCCCGAATTTTCCGGTCTTTCAGCGTGCGGGGAATCGGCTGCTGCTGCAACGCGATGATACTCGCCAGCGCAAAGCGATGAATTGGTTGCTGGATCCGGTCAAAGGGGAGGTGCTGCAACTGTTCCAGGATGCGCCGCCGTTTGATCGTACCTTGCTGCTCACGGAAGAGATTCTGGTGAATTTGTATCCCGAGCGCAATCGCGTCGCGCTGGAACGATTCAAGGGCGATCGCACCGTTGAATTGGCGTTCCCGCAAGTCTGGGAACGGGTGGAGGGGCGGCAACTGGTCGCGGTGTTTCGTCACGGACTCGAATCGCAATTCCTGTTGCTGCAATCGGATGCGCGATCGGCGACTGTCTCGGTTGGCGATGGCCAGAACCATCAATTCTTGCGCACACTGAAGTTCAATTTCCCCATCGAGCGACTGTACGCTTGCCCGGGGCGGGAGACGGTGCTCATCACCACGCCGGCGAAAAATATGCAGCTGTGGGATCTTTCCGGCCCCACTCCCGAAGTGGCTGGGCCGCTCTTGCCCATGCGCTATCTGCCGGATCGAATCGCCTGGACGCCCGATGGCCGGGGTGTGGTGGCCGGCAACTTCCTGCAAGGGCAACTGACGTTTTGGAACGTGGAATTTGGCATTCCGTTGGCTCCCTCGTTCCAGATGATGTCGCTGATTGGCTCGCTGGCGATGCACCCCAGCGGCGAACTGGTGGCCGTGGTGGATGAAGAAACCCTGCGCTGCTGGCGATTGCCCAAGCCGCGAACGGAGCCCATTGGCGATCTGCTCGCGGGGCTGGAAGGGATTAGCGGCTTATCGTTGGATGTGAGCGGCCGATTGCGGGAACTCTCCCCGCAGGAAATCATCGAACGCCGACGCCGGGTGCCGCTGACCTCCCCGCAATTTTTGCCCATGGTCAATTCGCGTGAACCGAAATGGTTCCCGATTGCACTAACCGAATGGACCGAGTCGGGCGAAGTGGGTTGGAATCCGCGTGAGATTCT
This DNA window, taken from Tuwongella immobilis, encodes the following:
- a CDS encoding sugar phosphate isomerase/epimerase family protein, which translates into the protein MRSGLALTLGLALMCGVMPIPASAMAAEPTLFDRGNLVAWCIVPFDSKNRTPADRAEMAERLGFRKIAYDWREQHVADFEKEILEYRKRNLEFFAFWSVHPKAFELFAKYDLHPQIWYMFPSPNAATQEAKIDAAVQHLLPLVKQTAKANCSLGLYNHGGWSGEPANLVAVCKRLREQHGAKHVGIVYNLHHAHDHLTDFAESLAAMKPYLLCLNLNGTNPKGPKILQLGAGSMDLAMLKIIRDSGYSGPIGIIGHTNDDVELRLKDNLDGLDWLLPQLAGQPAGNKPMYRTR
- a CDS encoding L-lactate MFS transporter produces the protein MTTTAKVPMRAWVVTLAGTAVNLCLGILYAWSVWKSTLIGTAEHPAGTPMTGINEGWLYLTDAQGTWAYSICGFLFALGMIPGGRLQDRYGPRWGATLGGVLLATGCVIAGLSKSYLGLIVGFGVLGGIGMGLAYAAATPAAVKWFGPHRRGLIVGIVVGGFGGAAIYISPLAKWLIAEYGLTGSFVGLGGLFAVVIIAAAQLLRVPPAGYVPPPKALLANATASGPNATVPAPANQQSKRDFTPSQMIRTWQFYALVFLFIGTAQSGLLVIANATPMLNSTAKNIAFFAANAWLLASFGGIVNASGRVGTGLYSDRIGRSRAYLLNCSISAICLFLTPTVMASGNVVLLFLMVGVAYWQYGGGLSLMPAFTADYFGAKYLGSNYGLVFLGWGIAFFIPQLAGVLKDWTGKLDIAFYISGGLLLASVAVCTLLRPPAAEGAESASNQ
- a CDS encoding WD40 repeat domain-containing serine/threonine protein kinase is translated as MTDDCISDDGLLRYYWGEGSAESQARVQQHLQACSRCQDRLNELGLEAATRAVGRRPLLAPPPIAAETRNEPGPTPAPPALSALPEPLAGFDHSFHGAYLLNPPPSTNRLSDDALFPPQTVELPQEFSQYSEAKDRFRISRELGRGGMGVVYLAQDLTLGRWVALKCLTQVVESDADWQRFLQEAQSIARLDSPNIVQLYEVVKLNGRPALVLEYVAGPTLYARVGKQPQHPEQAARLMAQVVRAIDHAHERGVIHRDIKSGNVLLAAAEKPLGESKPKLTDFGLAKLEKVGSQLTQPGDVLGTPGYLAPEQAEGRPEAITKLVDIYAAGAVLYELLTGRVPFQGATALDTLVQVKTMDPVSVRHLQPRVPVDLETICMRCLQKVPSRRYPTAADLADDLDRFCRGEPIAARPPSTWERIWRWSRRHPIAVSAVLSTLVTLLGSLVVLLMMYREASDLAVRENQARVQAQENEQNVERLRVDAEIELARTTLARGCSLAEQGNAASGLYEIGRSLKMIREFQSDESPTMQARRPEIDRLELAARQASAGWLHQHLIRPRLEIAHPHFTWCGAFSPNGRWLVTGCGDERARIWDAETGTLRQMTPEQGGPVLKVQISPDSRYFAAASFREQTESYSLVIRELETGRLVREHPLQDTGMRWMRTIYWDPLGKWVALPNERGNLEKFSLANGQSQGDLVNLRGPRVMAFAATPTHDRWFVGDSDGRIWEMEPTPGKRPQLFTRRPGLVHKLAVNPQGTMLLVLDHCDDDPPAGDLLTLTLSIIDLKASERILGGLPSVGVIQDAVWSPSGDRIAAYGTATGPAVPDFSSVIWLMEVFKNPGKRLRWQTRTQQFLGTAIRSLRFTPDSECLLVGTEARRVEMIDVESFRRCDTLLRLGTVPDIAIHPTLPRAFIADAGDDRGTTGAIVDLETTLRFGPIRQVNQATYAMDFAPNGDQLVTVAADSTMVAWSLTSHTPPRQVQFGPNFPVFQRAGNRLLLQRDDTRQRKAMNWLLDPVKGEVLQLFQDAPPFDRTLLLTEEILVNLYPERNRVALERFKGDRTVELAFPQVWERVEGRQLVAVFRHGLESQFLLLQSDARSATVSVGDGQNHQFLRTLKFNFPIERLYACPGRETVLITTPAKNMQLWDLSGPTPEVAGPLLPMRYLPDRIAWTPDGRGVVAGNFLQGQLTFWNVEFGIPLAPSFQMMSLIGSLAMHPSGELVAVVDEETLRCWRLPKPRTEPIGDLLAGLEGISGLSLDVSGRLRELSPQEIIERRRRVPLTSPQFLPMVNSREPKWFPIALTEWTESGEVGWNPREILPPPRLAPAK